The Lynx canadensis isolate LIC74 chromosome A2, mLynCan4.pri.v2, whole genome shotgun sequence DNA segment CACGTGGAGCTATATGGAGATATTGCACAGAGAGAATTGCTTTGCAGCTTTGCAGGGCCCAGGGGTAGGAGCTCCAGGCCCTCCCTCCAGGGCAGAGATGCACAGAAGAATGGAAATTGCACTAGGGACTTCTTCTGTTGCTGTCTGGACAGAAGAACTCATGGTTGTATTCAGGGATCGCAAGGACCACGTGGACTACATGTCACAGGTGGACAAGGGAGCTACAAGCCGTTTTGCACAAATGCCTACCCACCTGCCCACTCTTCCATCCAGGAGTGCGAGACTGAGGGGCTGCTTGAGCCAACCTGCCAGCTCAGGCATGTGACCTGGCCTAACTGCATGCCCAGGGCACACTGCCAAGCTTCCATGGGCCAGCCCTGTCTCTCACTCTACCTTGGATTTTTCCATCACTTTTATTTGACCATTTGCTCCCTTACATTCTCCATACACCTCATGCCCTGCAGGAGCCCCCTTGATGAATGGATCTGCAAAGGTTatctcccaccctctgccccctggcGCTTGTGTGGGGGTGTGGAGCCAGAGGCCCTAGCAACCTTCTTCCCCATGGCCCAGGAGGCCAAGTGTTGAGAGACAAGCTGGTATAGAGCGAGGCTGGGGTGTGGCAGGGGCCAGAAATCCTCTTTCAAAAGTGGCCAGAATGCCTGTCATCCAGTTCCTGAATCAGGGATTTTCAGCACTACCTCTGAGCAGTGGGGCTGGCTGCCCAGCCAGGCTTCCAGCCCTGAGGACTCGTGGTAAGGTTCAGCAAGCTTCTAGGtaaagagggtgggaggaagccCCTCCTTTGGAAGCAGAGAGCCACACAGGTTGAATTATCCTCTCTCAAGTGGCCAACTGTagctcaccgcccccccccctccaagcCCACGGGGACCACCACTCAGGGTTCAGGGTGGGCAGGAGGGCAGTTTCTCCAGCCTTCCCAGTCTTTTGGGCAGAGCGCAATGGTATCTTTATAGGAAACTTTTTCAGGTCAGGGCACGGATTTTTCTCTTGGgttattatttgggggggggggataaggTGGGGTGGTAATAGTATTTTACCAGGGTGCTtctaagttacttaaaaaaaaaagtctacaaaatttttttttcatttgcataagTTCACAACTTTGATGGTCACAAGGCTGCCTTCTCCTTATTGAGCAGATGTGTTCTCCCCTAGTTCCTCTtctggccaggccctgggccctAGACGTCCATCCTTTCCCCCACAGCCCACCTTCCCAAACAGACAAGGCCAGCCAAGGTGTTCTTTTCTTGTAAACAAATGCCAGCTTATTGAACAGGAAATGCCAGCAAGTAACCAATTGGGTAGATGGAGGGCCACATTACCTTCAGGGCATCTGGGGGTGTCTCCCACCAGTGTGGGTCATTTCTGATAATTATAAGGATAGCTCTAGGTAGAGTGGGTGAGTCATGGCAACCCTGACCTCAGAGGGCAGGCGTAGAGTATGTGGTGTTCACAAGTGTTAGAGAGTTGGGGGCTAGCTCTGGATTTGAATTTTAGGTAGAAGGGCATCTTTAGATTTTAGGGCACTTCTGAACCTCAATCCCTGGACAAGGCAGTCATCACATAAGAACATCGACCTTCTCCACCTTGTAGCACAGGAGGGTAGGGAGGGCAGTGTGGGTTGTGGGTTCGTTTGGCCTTGCTTTTTTATGTAAGGTAAGCTAGGTTTGTCTTCCCTTTCCATTTTCCCTAACTGGATGAAAGGACATAATCCAAATCCCTTTTGTTGGAGAACGGCCAGTCTGAGGGGAAGTGGGAGGCCAGAAATGAGAATCCTCTGAAAAGATTGTGAAATActgattttcattctttcaagCTTATTTGTAAATACCTATTTGAATGCTGTGTATTTGTACAGGAATTTGAGCAAAAAATGTATAGAGTGTGATGTCCAATTGGTATTCAGCcctataaatgtgtttttaaccTCTGGCATTCTGtgcttatttaaaataagaaaacttctaaccattttttttttgtgtgtgtatttatgtttaaaaaagtggtttaaaaattATCCTATACCTGTACCAGAAAGCAAAGTTAAGAGGAAAAACAATTTGTACTAGTGTCCCAAAAGgtattttactgtatatattgtGGTAGCATGTTCTAAATCCAACAAGTAATGTGAATTTTAGATGTAAATATCTGCCACTTgattctccccctttccccactcctTTGACTGCTGTGATGTGAATTAAAGATGAATACCTGATACTGACCCACTGAATTCACTGAATgggagcagcccaagtgcccCTCTCCATCCCTTGTCGCTGGGCTCCAAGCCCTTTAACCCCATAGAAACCTCTCTGCACGGAGCACGGAGCCAGCCTTTTCCACGCCCTGCCTTCAGACAGCCAGCCAAGCCCTGCACTTGGAAGGGAGGGCAGCCAAAGAGGAAACCCCCTCAAGTGCTCGTCGGCTGACTCGCGGGCCCCCACCCAGGAGGCGCCCCCGGCAGCCAGGGATCCTGAGGCTCGGTGGGAAAGCCGGAGGCGGCGGGCCAGTCCTTTAGCTCCCCGCTGAGGCGGGCCGGCTCGGATCGTACAGCCACAGCACCTAAGGAGGCCAGGCGCTCCCCGAGGCCTAGGACGGCCGCTCGGAGAGGGCCCTTCCAATGAGAAATCCTCCAGCCCAGCTTCTGTCCACCCCGGCCGGCGTCCAGTTAGCTCCTACAGGACGGGTTCCGGCCTGATGCGGACATTCAGACCCGGTCGGCAAGCCTCGCGGGCGCAAGAGCTTCCGCAGACGTTCCCGAAGCCTGGATCCTCCGCCCACGGTATcgtttgaaaaaaagaaaagaacctccCCGAAACCTGGCCTGCAGCGGTCTGCTCTCCCTGCCTGCCCTTGGggccccggggcggggaggggtttTTCGGGCAGACGTGGGTCCCAGAGCAGGAACTACTCGGGACAAGTCTGGCGCAAAGCTGAAGCCGAACCCCACACCAGTCCTCTGCGCCAGTCCGCGGCGCCCCGCCTCTGTCACAGCTGCTGCCCCTACTCAAGATGGCGGCCCGGACCCCTTCCGCCGCCTTCGCGGCCGCTTCCTGCCGGCCCCCCTGGTTCAATCAGCGGCCGACAACTGTCTAGGGCCAAGGGCGGGCGAAGCTACCAGCCAATAAGAAAGGGCAGCGTGGAGCGGCCCGTCTGGGCTCCCGGGCGCGTGGACCAATGAGAGCGCGGCGTGTGGGAGGGCGCGGGGTCCGCCCGCCAATGGGGAACTACGGCGCGCGGCCGGGACCCGGAGGCAGCTCCTCACGGCGGGCGCGGTTCAGtccggcagcggcggcggcggcggtggtggaggaggaggaggatgtgggCCACGCAGGGGCTGGCGGTGGCGCTGGCTCTGAGCGTGTTGCCGGGCGGCCGGGCTCTGCGGCCAGGCGACTGCGAAGGTGCGGCGGGGCCGGGGTCCGCGCACCGAGGCCGGCCTGGCGGCGGCTCTGAACCCACCCAGACCACCGAACGGCCGAGAGGCCGGGGCTGGAacgggcgggggcggcggccgTCCCAGCGGGGTCCGCCCGAAGAGGGGCGGACGCCGGCCTAGAAAACAGTTCCTGGGCCTAGGAAACTGGTCCAACAAGAAAAAGTTGGGACTAGATCGTGCAGAAAATTTGGCTTGAAATTGAGATAACGCCcgagtttctttcctttcccatcaCGGGGCAGAGGCTCTCCCTGGCCCAGGTCGGGAATCCCCAGGGCCGGCCATGGGCACCATTCTGGGGCCGGTGGGCCTGCGAAGCCGCACCTCGGGTTCGATGTTGTATTTGGAAATGagaagcatttggattgtttttgtcTTCGCCCTCCGGTTTGGCCTCTTCTGAGGTCACAGTGAGTCCATCCCAAGGACACGTGTTCAATCTCGGCTTAAACTTTAtggaaggagcagggaggagcCATGTGTGGGTCACTGGGTGATGCTCGTTCCCCATGTGCCCTAGGTGTACCAAGGGACCCCAGCAACCCGGAGGTGGGTTCTGCCCACCCGTGGGCACCTGAGAAAACCCGGTGATGGAAAAACTCCTCTCTCACCTTGTCTGCTATTTAAATTGATGACGGAGTTCCCTCCTGGTGGATTGGGGTGCACCTTGGTGATTGCTGAGcatctcccttccctctcttttccagTCTGTATCTCTTATCTGGGAAGATTTTATCAGGACCTCAAAGATCGAGATGTCACATTCTCACCATCCTCTGTTGAAAAAGAGCTTATAAAATTCTGCCGGGAagcaagaggcaaagagaatcGGTTGGTGAGTAGCTGGTTACCCTCCCTGGCTGGCCCTGCCCACTTGCCTGTTCAGGAGGTTAACTGTTCTGTTAGTATGCTAGTGTGGGACTCCAGTCTCCATTGTTTTCATGAATTCCGCAGTTGTGAGGTTTTGTTACCCTGTTAGTATTGAATGAGCACGTACTGGGTGCTGGGCACTGGGAGTATCAGTGGGGAGAAATGACAGGCAAACAAATGACAGCAGTGGGATGAGTGTCCAGCAGAAAATAGACCACGGTGCTCTGGCAGAGAGGGGAGATGCTGATTTAGGCAAAATAGTCAAGAATCTCTCTGAGGAAGAGTTGTCATTGCAAGGCAGGAGGGAAGAGCATCCCAGGAAGAGGGAACAACCATGTGAGTGTTCAGAGGCCACGTGCAAGGACACAAGATAACAAAGTGGGCACAGGGTACGCCAGAGCTGAATTGGGACAAGAGCCCTAATGATGATTTTTGTAGCTTTAATTTCCCTGGCAATCgctggtttgtctttttttatttttatttatttattttttaattttttaaatgtttttatttatttttgaaggagagagagagcatgaacgggggaggagcagagagagagggagacacagaattggaagcaggccccaggctctaagctgtcagcacagagccagatgcgcggctcgaactcacgaactgtgagaccttgacctgagccgaagtcagacgcttaaccgactgagccacccaggcgcccctgtgtgtctttttttttaaaggtctgaaTCCTGGCGACTCTTAAACTTATTTGGAGGTTGTCAGCTCTGGGACTGAGCATGTATTAAGAGCCCAGGGTTTACGCTGACTGAATCTGACCGCTGGTACAGAGAGGGCGTGGGGAAAGGGGGTCCTGGCAAAGAGATGTTTTGAGATATCAGTGTGTTGTGGAGGAGAAGGCTTTCAAAGGAAACCTCCTGAAGGTCATTGTCCTTTCTTGCTGCAGTGCTACTACATTGGGGCCACAGATGACGCTGCCACTAAGATCATCAACGAGGTGTCAAAGCCCCTGGCCCACCACATCCCTGTGGAGAAGGTCTGTGAGAAGCTCAAAAAGAAGGACAGCCAGATCTGTGAGCTAAAGTATGGTGAGTGTGGCTAAACCTTATTTAACAAACACGGACCCTCTGAGCTCAGGCATTAGGAGTCAACTTTGTagctgggagaggcaggtgagAAACGAGAGCCTCGTGAGTTTTATAGCCGGGTAGACTGTGCTAAGTGAGGGGCAGGGTGGATCTGGCCTCATGGGTGGAGGTCTGAATAGGGCtcactgaggaggtgacattcaaCATACTTTGGAGGCAGGTGGTGGATTAGCCAAGGGGAACAGCtaagggaagaacattccaggctgaGCAAACAGGCAGTGCAGAGGCAGCCAGAGGCATGGCGGGTAGACAGGGCACAGAGGGCCTTGCAGATTGGTGAAGATTTGGCTTCAGATCTTTAATCTGAGTCAAGTTGGGAACATGGGattttgagcagagaagggaTGTGGCCTGACCTTTCCTGGCCATAAGCTCTGAAGGCCCAGCAATCTTCCTCATTTTGAAGAGAAATGCTGTGTGCAGACAGGCAGGCCAGGAGTTCCAGCTGCTGCAGCATCTCTCTTGCCGACATTACTGGTGGGGAAAAGCAGGCCTCAGAAACAGGACCAGGAATAGTTGTCCTCGTCTGTAAAGTTTAAGCAGCACCAGCATATTTTACTGTGACTTGAGTGTCCAAGGACCTGTGTTTGTCCACTTGTGTCAAGGATGCCCAGTCTCCTGACCGTGACCTGACAGGCTGTTGGCTCAAGGTCTCTCTGTGGTCACAAGTGGTTGTGGGGAGAGTAAGCTCTTGACCAGGGCCTGTGTTGGGAAATTGGAGCTAGGGGGTCTCCCTGCTCTGTCACCGTGGAGCTGTCATTCTACAATGACTTGACCTCTACTGTGACTATTTTTCAAGGCACTTGGAGTGGGAACCACATTTCTCCTGTAAGGTTCCTCCTGTAAGAACCATGTAGCCCCCATCCCTGTCCTTGGCAATACTGCATGTCTGGGTGGATGCTGCCAGCGTGAGACCAGCCTTCTGGTGAAAGGGCCCAGGCCAGTTCCCCCAGTTCAGGGCAGTGGGCACAGACACACACCTGCAGGTGTCTGGAAACGTCTGTCCCTCTCAGACCAGTAGGACTGCTTGTTTTAACGGATGGGAGGCTGAGCTGGGGTGACCCATCCCAGGACTATGAGGGTCCGTGGCCGCTCCCACAAGCTCTCCCTACTCTCTCCTCCAGACAAGCAGATTGACCTGAGCACAGTGGACCTGAAGAAGCTCCGGGTTAAAGAACTCAAGAAGATCCTGGACGACTGGGGGGAGACGTGCAAAGGCTGTGCGGAGAAGTCTGACTACATCCGGAAGATTAATGAACTGATGCCTAAATATGCCCCCAAGGCAGCCGGTTCACGGACTGATTTGTAGTCTGCCCGCCCCCCGCTGCACCTGTGGGGAAAGCATTCCACTTGCGTCTTCCCTGCAgcctttttgtaatttattttttaggcaGGCTCCTGACAATGTCAGGTGTGAAGCCTGGAGCTCTCCTGCCGATGCTGGCTCTACAGCGCCCCCTGGGGGGTTCACTTTGTTCTGTTGCTGGTTTACTCTAGGACTTCAAAGTGTGTTTGGGAATTTTTTATTAAAGGAAGAACATTTCTAGCTGTCCCTGGAGAATTAAAGTGAATCTGAAATAGGATTTCAGCCCTAACGAAGATCCCAGCAGTTTATGCTTTCCAGTTCACAAGAGTTGTCTGCTATCTTCACATCTGCCCCTTGGCCGCCAGTGCCGGAGGTGCCAGGCAGGACACGGGCTGAGGCATGGGGGCTCGTGCAGGACTGGAGGCAAGCCCGGGAGAAGACTGGGTCCCATGCCTCACCCCGAGGTGACTTGGAGTGGAAGTCCCACCTGGGGAGCTGGAGGCCGAACAGCCTCTTGGCAGAGCACAGGGGGTTGAATCTGGTGTGCAAGGGAGGGGCTTATATCAGGGCTGGGTCCGAGCAGGACTGAGGGTATGTTTAGTATGGTTTTCTGGAACGATGACTTCAGTAGCTGCCTGTGTTCAGTACCATCACATTTCTAAAGATGCTCTTGGGCTGGCTTCCTCCACCAAGCACCATCCAGATCTGGCCATCTACTTGGTCATCTGAGTTTGTGGTGTGGGGTCAGTCCCAAGCCTCTGATGCCTAATTGGGGTTTTGTGAGATATGCAGGGGTCGGTTTATACAAAGAGTCAGTGAGAGCttgccttttgcctttgtttaCCCAAGATAAGTCTAAAATAGTTGAGGTCTTGTCCCCAGTGTCTCCAGAGTCTGGTTTTTTTAGTTACTTCTGGGGTTGGCTCTTGGGGAACCCAGTTGTCAGTGTAAGCTGTGGCTTGGTGGACACCCCTGTGCTTCTCGGACCTGCAGAGACCACCTGAAGGGAAAGACCGGTAGTGCTTTTCCAAGAAAGACTTCAGTCTTCCTTTTTTGCAGTTTATTTATACAGTTGCTAAATTCAGTTTGCCTACACAGGCCTTGTCACAGCCTGCAGTGGCATCCACTAGTGCAGTGGCCCCACATCTTGCACATCTGCAACACAACGTCTAAGAGGAAAGCAAGGCTGAGCCACTTCTCAGGCCAAGACTTCCTTGTTTTGGAGAATGAGCTGTTAGGATCTGACAAGCGCAGTGTCTTGAGCCCCTTACAGGCACTGGGAAAATCCACAGCTAAAGGCAGAAGCCTTAGGAGATGGATGGCCATGGCCTATAGGCCACACTGAACACAAGAACAGGGAAAACAGCAACCGCTCCCACTGTAGGGCTGACCCCCGAGGTTATCTATGAAAGGGTTAACTCGTCCCTTCTGGAAGTGTAGGTCAGTTCTGGCAATGTTACAGGTGTTTTCGTGTAAGCTTTCCCCCTTGCACCTGCCTCAGCTGTTCCAGGAGTGGTTTATTTATggttgtgggaggaggaggagctggtaGGCTTTAACCCACCCCACAGTTGCCTTGCTGAAGTTGGGTCAGGTTCTGCAATGCTTCCAACAGCTCTCGGGGGAATGAAGCCATCCTGAGGGGGCTTGGGCGCCTGGGCAGAATTCATTCCACCCACCCCACTGGCCCCACATCTCGCCTGGAGGTGAACAGAAGGGCACTGGTCAGCCAGAGGTAAGCGTGGCAAGCTGTGGTAACTACTGGATTTGGCTTTGTCTTCACCCATGGCTCCGTGGCCCTGTCCTTACAGCCCACTGTCTGCTCAGGTGGCTGCAGCAGAGGGTGGGCCCAGTGGCGCCAAGGAGCCTATTCCCACTTGGTAAACGGCAGGTTTGCTGGCTCGCCTGCCAGGTCTGGCCTTGTGCATTCAGAGCCCATGGCCTCGCGGCCTTTACGACGATCACTGCATAGGATACCAGAACGCTGAGGATGCCTGTTCTGTGGGCGGTGGGTCCTGGACGGGTCCTACGGAGGTTCTCGCGCCTGTCCATTCCGGACCCTAGTCGGGAGACGGCCGTGGTGGGGATTTGGGGGAGGCCACGTAAAGAGCCACTGGGTTAAGACCCGGGAGCCCGGCGCCCACAGACGCTGCCACTCCTACTCCACGCGTCGTGGGACACCCAGGGCCCGCAGCCCACGGGGCTCAGAGTCAGTGCAAGCCAGCCTGGCTCTCAGGAGGGCCATGAATTTCCGCGTAGCCCAGAGCCTTGGCCGCGGGGTGGCGTCAGAGCTCACTTTCAAGACCACCCGGGGTCACGTGGCACGGAGAGGCGCCGTCCGATGACGTATGCCGGCGCAGCTCTCGCCCCGCCCGCCGCCGGGTCACGTGACAGTCCCGCGCAGCCTGATAACGCGACGCCCGGCCCCTGGGCGCtgctcccgccccgccccgctgcCACCGCCGCGCCGAGTCCTTTTGTCCAAGATGGCGGCGCCGGGGGCGCTGCCtcctcggccgccgccgccgccgctgtgAGGGGCCTGcgggccgcccgcccgcccgctgcGCCGGCGCCATGAAGAGGCAGAGCGAGCGAGACTCGAGCCCAAGCGGGCGCGGCTCGTCATCGTCGGCCAAGCGGCCGCGGGAGCGCGAACGGGAGGCggaggcgggcgggcggcgggcagCGCACAAGGCCTCGGGCGGCGCCAAGCATCCCGTTCCAACGCGGGCCCGCGACAAACCCCGCGGTagcgggggcggcgggggtgggcaTCGCGACGGCCGCGGCGCCGGGGACGCGAATCACCGTGCGAGCAGCGGCCGCTCCTCGGGCTCGGGCGCCGGCGGCGGGGGACGGGGCGGCAAGGCCTCCGGGGACCCAGGCGCTTCAGGTGCTTCGCCCCGCGCGTCTCCGCTGCCGCCACCTCCGCCGCCGCCCGGGACCGAGCCCGCGGGTCCCGGCTCGTCGGCGGCCGCACCTGAGTACAAGACGCTGCTCATCAGCAGCCTGAGCCCTGCACTGCCCGCCGAGCACCTCGAGGACCGGCTCTTCCATCAGTTCAAGCGCTTCGGTGAGATCAGCCTGCGCCTGTCGCACACGCCAGAGCTGGGCCGCGTGGCCTACGTGAACTTCCGGCATCCGCAGGACGCACGCGAGGCCCGCCAGCACGCCCTGGCCCGCCAGCTGCTGCTCTACGACCGGCCGCTCAAGGTGGAGCCCGTGTACctgcgcggcggcggcggcggcggcagcagtgGTGGCGGCGGTGGGAGCAGCCGgcgaagcagcagcagcagcgctGCCGCCTCCACGCCGCCCCcaggtccccccgcccccgcggaCCCGCTAGGCTACCTGCCACTGCACAGTGGCTACCAATATAAGCAGCGCTCGCTGTCCCCCGTAGCCGCCCCGCCGCTGCGGGAGCCCCGTGCTCGCCACGCCGCCGCAGCCTTTGCCCTGGATGCTGCCGCCGCTGCCGCAGTGGGACTATCCCGGGAGCGGGCCCTGGACTACTACGGGCTTTACGACGATCGCGGGCGTCCCTATGGCTACCCGGCCGTGTGCGAGGAGGACCTGATGCCTGAGGACGACCAGCGCGCCACGCGCAACCTCTTCATCGGGAACCTGGACCACAGCGTGTCTGAGGTGGAGTTGCGGCGGGCCTTCGAGAAGTACGGCATCATCGAGGAGGTGGTCATCAAGAGACCTGCCCGTGGCCAGGGCGGTGCGTATGCCTTCCTCAAGTTCCAGAACTTAGACATGGCCCACAGGGCTAAGGTGGCCATGTCAGGCCGGGTGATTGGCCGCAACCCCATTAAGATAGGCTATGGCAAGGCCAACCCCACCACTCGCCTCTGGGTGGGTGGCCTGGGACCTAACACCTCACTGGCCGCTCTGGCCCGGGAGTTTGATCGCTTTGGGAGCATTCGAACCATTGATCACGTCAAGGGAGATAGCTTTGCTTACATCCAGTATGAGAGCTTGGATGCAGCCCAGGCTGCTTGTGCAAAAATGAGGGGCTTTCCCTTGGGTGGTCCAGACCGAAGGCTGCGCGTGGATTTTGCCAAAGCAGAGGAGACTCGATATCCCCAGCAGTACCAGCCCTCACCCCTCCCCGTGCATTATGAGCTGCTGCCGGATGGATATACCCGGCACCGAAACCTGGATGCTGACCTGCGGGTGCGGGATAGGACCCCCCCACACCTCCTGTACTCAGACCGAGACCGGACCTTTTTGGAAGGGGACTGGACCAGCCCTAGTAAAAGCTCTGACCGGCGAAACAGCTTGGAGGGCTACAGCCGCTCGGTGCGCAGCCGGAGTGGGGAACGCTGGGGAGATGGGGACCGGGGCCTGCCCAAGCCCTGGGAGGAGAGGCGGAAGCGGAGGAGCCTTTCCAGTGACCGCGGGAGGACAACCCACTCCCCTTACGAGGAACGGAGCAGGACCAAGGGTGGTGGGCAGCAGGTGGACCGGGGCTCTGATCGCACTCCTGAGCGCAGCCGTAAGGAGAACCACGCCAGTGACGGGACCAAGGAGTCAAGCAGCAATTCTCTCAGCAACAGCAGACATGGGGCTGAGGAGCGg contains these protein-coding regions:
- the MANF gene encoding mesencephalic astrocyte-derived neurotrophic factor, producing the protein MAARTPSAAFAAASCRPPWFNQRPTTRGVWEGAGSARQWGTTARGRDPEAAPHGGRGSVRQRRRRRWWRRRRMWATQGLAVALALSVLPGGRALRPGDCEVCISYLGRFYQDLKDRDVTFSPSSVEKELIKFCREARGKENRLCYYIGATDDAATKIINEVSKPLAHHIPVEKVCEKLKKKDSQICELKYDKQIDLSTVDLKKLRVKELKKILDDWGETCKGCAEKSDYIRKINELMPKYAPKAAGSRTDL
- the RBM15B gene encoding putative RNA-binding protein 15B, with the protein product MKRQSERDSSPSGRGSSSSAKRPREREREAEAGGRRAAHKASGGAKHPVPTRARDKPRGSGGGGGGHRDGRGAGDANHRASSGRSSGSGAGGGGRGGKASGDPGASGASPRASPLPPPPPPPGTEPAGPGSSAAAPEYKTLLISSLSPALPAEHLEDRLFHQFKRFGEISLRLSHTPELGRVAYVNFRHPQDAREARQHALARQLLLYDRPLKVEPVYLRGGGGGGSSGGGGGSSRRSSSSSAAASTPPPGPPAPADPLGYLPLHSGYQYKQRSLSPVAAPPLREPRARHAAAAFALDAAAAAAVGLSRERALDYYGLYDDRGRPYGYPAVCEEDLMPEDDQRATRNLFIGNLDHSVSEVELRRAFEKYGIIEEVVIKRPARGQGGAYAFLKFQNLDMAHRAKVAMSGRVIGRNPIKIGYGKANPTTRLWVGGLGPNTSLAALAREFDRFGSIRTIDHVKGDSFAYIQYESLDAAQAACAKMRGFPLGGPDRRLRVDFAKAEETRYPQQYQPSPLPVHYELLPDGYTRHRNLDADLRVRDRTPPHLLYSDRDRTFLEGDWTSPSKSSDRRNSLEGYSRSVRSRSGERWGDGDRGLPKPWEERRKRRSLSSDRGRTTHSPYEERSRTKGGGQQVDRGSDRTPERSRKENHASDGTKESSSNSLSNSRHGAEERSHHHHHEAPDSSHGKKTRESERNHRTSEAEPKPLEEPKHETKKLKNLSEYAQTLQLGWNGLLVLKNSCFPTSMHILEGDQGVITGLLKDHTSGSKLTQLKIAQRLRLDQPKLDEVTRRIKQGSPNGYAVLLATQATPSGPGTEGMPTVEPGLQRRLLRNLVSYLKQKQAAGVISLPVGGSKGRDSTGMLYAFPPCDFSQQYLQSALRTLGKLEEEHMVIVIVRDTA